Proteins encoded within one genomic window of Hermetia illucens chromosome 2, iHerIll2.2.curated.20191125, whole genome shotgun sequence:
- the LOC119647937 gene encoding uncharacterized protein LOC119647937 isoform X2: MNETWHIPRPSLSGSSSGEHSSNSSSKSHSNPSTVNRNSRYFRQGGHTNYAYVSTYDIYSDHNNDYVSRYPRGSYDLPELHNQNPIYHTTQSAASATSSRRSKSNQGRSSPPSANAVGEKRGSRSSRGSTDSNSSTHSGASESLLLTAANLERFAAIHKKMPLREIDHHDINSQQNYASNFVGSPAPTSDRNHALGAVPKSHDHHHQQNHEQSSASQNADAIIAIDPNLHFVKTKDVDSVSIASSTHFTMVNGIGRPPRKTKSGICSRSHQITVLILTMSTIFLIGILFAVYLLEMRARGMPR, encoded by the exons ATGAATGAAACATGGCATATACCCCGCCCATCCCTAAGTGGATCATCATCGGGCGAACACTCATCGAACAGTAGTAGTAAATCGCATTCGAATCCATCAACAGTTAATCGCAATTCACGATATTTTCGTCAAGGAGGACATACAAACTATGCATACGTTAGCACATACGATATCTACTCAGATCACAATAATGATTATGTGAGCAGATATCCACGAGGATCGTATGACCTTCCAGAACTTCATAATCAAAATCCTATTTATCACACAACACAATCAGCTGCTTCAGCGACGTCTAGTAGGCGATCAAAATCGAATCAAGGACGATCGAGCCCACCAAGTGCAAATGCAGTTGGCGAAAAAAGAGGATCAAGATCGTCACGAGGATCGACTGATAGCAATAGTAGTACACAT AGCGGAGCATCTGAATCACTCTTACTAACAGCGGCGAATCTTGAACGTTTTGctgccatccataaaaaaatgccACTGCGCGAGATTGAtcatcacgatataaattctcAACAGAACTACGCATCAAACTTTGTCGGATCACCTGCACCAACTTCTGACAGAAATCACGCTTTGGGTGCAGTGCCAAAAagtcatgatcatcatcatcaacaaaaccatgagcaatcatcggCGTCACAAAATGCGGACGCGATAATTGCAATCGATCCAAATCTACATTTCGTCAAAACCAAAGATGTTGACTCCGTGTCAATAGCCAGTTCAACCCATTTCACAATGGTCAATGGAATTGGAAGACCGCCACGTAAAACAAAGAGTGGTATCTGCAGTCGAAGCCATCAGATTACCGTTCTCATCCTTACCATGAGCACGATATTCTTAATAGGCATCCTGTTCGCCGTTTATCTTCTTGAAA TGCGAGCCCGAGGTATGCCTCGATAA
- the LOC119647937 gene encoding uncharacterized protein LOC119647937 isoform X1: protein MDTRKGLNSKLMQMNETWHIPRPSLSGSSSGEHSSNSSSKSHSNPSTVNRNSRYFRQGGHTNYAYVSTYDIYSDHNNDYVSRYPRGSYDLPELHNQNPIYHTTQSAASATSSRRSKSNQGRSSPPSANAVGEKRGSRSSRGSTDSNSSTHSGASESLLLTAANLERFAAIHKKMPLREIDHHDINSQQNYASNFVGSPAPTSDRNHALGAVPKSHDHHHQQNHEQSSASQNADAIIAIDPNLHFVKTKDVDSVSIASSTHFTMVNGIGRPPRKTKSGICSRSHQITVLILTMSTIFLIGILFAVYLLEMRARGMPR from the exons ATGAATGAAACATGGCATATACCCCGCCCATCCCTAAGTGGATCATCATCGGGCGAACACTCATCGAACAGTAGTAGTAAATCGCATTCGAATCCATCAACAGTTAATCGCAATTCACGATATTTTCGTCAAGGAGGACATACAAACTATGCATACGTTAGCACATACGATATCTACTCAGATCACAATAATGATTATGTGAGCAGATATCCACGAGGATCGTATGACCTTCCAGAACTTCATAATCAAAATCCTATTTATCACACAACACAATCAGCTGCTTCAGCGACGTCTAGTAGGCGATCAAAATCGAATCAAGGACGATCGAGCCCACCAAGTGCAAATGCAGTTGGCGAAAAAAGAGGATCAAGATCGTCACGAGGATCGACTGATAGCAATAGTAGTACACAT AGCGGAGCATCTGAATCACTCTTACTAACAGCGGCGAATCTTGAACGTTTTGctgccatccataaaaaaatgccACTGCGCGAGATTGAtcatcacgatataaattctcAACAGAACTACGCATCAAACTTTGTCGGATCACCTGCACCAACTTCTGACAGAAATCACGCTTTGGGTGCAGTGCCAAAAagtcatgatcatcatcatcaacaaaaccatgagcaatcatcggCGTCACAAAATGCGGACGCGATAATTGCAATCGATCCAAATCTACATTTCGTCAAAACCAAAGATGTTGACTCCGTGTCAATAGCCAGTTCAACCCATTTCACAATGGTCAATGGAATTGGAAGACCGCCACGTAAAACAAAGAGTGGTATCTGCAGTCGAAGCCATCAGATTACCGTTCTCATCCTTACCATGAGCACGATATTCTTAATAGGCATCCTGTTCGCCGTTTATCTTCTTGAAA TGCGAGCCCGAGGTATGCCTCGATAA